The Moorena producens PAL-8-15-08-1 genomic interval CCACGCCCTTTCAGCCGCAGATTGTCGGGCAGTAGAGTTTAACTCCGACGCAAAAGGAAATTCTTTGGCCAATATTTTGCAGTACTTATTTAAGTCGTACTTATTTAGACCTTTGTTGTCCATCCATAGACGAAGACAACTGTTTCTCACAAACTTAACAGTCCGAATTGCTTCGTCTATAGCTTGGTATTGAATGAGTTTTCCGTATGCTTTAAACTCTGTAATGATCATCAGAGCTCGACCTCTTCTGTATGTTATTATGTTAGCAAGACTAGCGCAAAGTATCAAATGTTTAGCGATATTTTTCAAGGCGACTAAAGTCGCTATGCACTTTCATCTCCGCTCTAAAGAGACGGAGTTTTCAGTGTGAGATATTCTAATAAGATAAATAGATCTAGCTAGATCTGCGATCGCATTTTATCCGCCCCTATGAGTACAACCCCTGATTTCCTGAGCCACCTCAACCCTTCCCAACTTCAAGCCGTTGAACATTTCTGCGGTCCGTTGTTAGTTGTTGCTGGTGCTGGGTCTGGCAAAACCCGAGCCTTGACCTATCGTATTGCTAATCTGATTCTCAAACACAAGGTCTCACCAGAAAATATCTTAGCGGTGACGTTCACTAACAAAGCCGCACGGGAAATGAAAGGGCGGATTGAGCAAATATTTGCTCAGCAGCTGGCGGAACAGAAGTATGGTCAACGGTTGGAGCTTCTGCCAGAAGACCAACAAACCCAGTTGCGATCGCGTGTTTACAGAACCATCACCAAACCGTTGTGGATTGGCACCTTCCACAGTCTGTTTGCTCGGATTCTCCGCTTCGATATCAATAAATACCAAGATGATCAGGGACGGAAGTGGAATCGGAACTTTTCCATCTTTGACGAATCCGATGCCCAGACCGTGGTTAAAACCATTGTCACTCAAACCTTAAATCTTGATGACCACAAATTTAACCCCCGTTCTGTGCGCTATGCCATCAGCAATGCCAAAAATCGCGGTTTATCTCCCCAGCAGTTTGAGCTAGAACAGTCGAATTTCCGGGGACGAGTGATTGCTGATGTCTATAGTCACTACCAAGAGCAATTAGCTGCTAACAATGCTTTGGACTTTGATGACCTCATCTTAGTGCCAATGAGGCTATTCCAACAGAATGAGTCGGTCTTAAGCTACTGGCATCAGCAATTTTATCACATTTTAGTGGATGAATATCAAGATACCAATCGGATTCAGTATGAACTGATTCGCTTGTTGACTACCAAGGGCGAAACTCGAAAGAGTCAGTGGGATTGGCAGAATCGCTCAGTTTTTGTAGTAGGGGATGCAGACCAGTGTCAGCCACCAGGTACTCAAGTATTGACTACAGAGGGATATGTCCCAATCGAAGCACTAGACCCAAATCAACATCGCTTAGTCAGCTATAACCCTCATTCTTCCGCAGTAGTTGGCAGAGTCGAAGGTTATCGTTTCAACAAAGCCAGTCGTCCTTTTAGTGGCCATCTGATTGAGGTAACTGTTGATAACCAAACTACTCGCTCCACACCAAACCATCGATGGCCAATCCGGTGGAATCAGCAAGCTAAGGAAAAGACTCATGTTGTCTACCTAATCCGCCGAGGTCAGTGGTACCGAGTCGGATGGTGCAAGCTATTTAAAAGCGATGGTGGATTTCAGTTAGGCTATCGAGCCAGGGTTGAGAAAGCAGATGCCGCTTGGATTCTGGTTACAACCGATAATCGGACAGAAGCTTCCTTCAAAGTCTCTTATATTGCCGCTCGCTATGGTATTCCCACTGCCCCGTTTGAACCAATGAATGGTGCTACTGAGTACACCCGTCAGATGCTGGAGCAGTTATTTAATGCCCTGGGTGATGTGTTACCAGAACGGGGGATTTCCTGTCTTCAAGACTTTGGACTCGACCCAAAC includes:
- a CDS encoding UvrD-helicase domain-containing protein, whose protein sequence is MSTTPDFLSHLNPSQLQAVEHFCGPLLVVAGAGSGKTRALTYRIANLILKHKVSPENILAVTFTNKAAREMKGRIEQIFAQQLAEQKYGQRLELLPEDQQTQLRSRVYRTITKPLWIGTFHSLFARILRFDINKYQDDQGRKWNRNFSIFDESDAQTVVKTIVTQTLNLDDHKFNPRSVRYAISNAKNRGLSPQQFELEQSNFRGRVIADVYSHYQEQLAANNALDFDDLILVPMRLFQQNESVLSYWHQQFYHILVDEYQDTNRIQYELIRLLTTKGETRKSQWDWQNRSVFVVGDADQCQPPGTQVLTTEGYVPIEALDPNQHRLVSYNPHSSAVVGRVEGYRFNKASRPFSGHLIEVTVDNQTTRSTPNHRWPIRWNQQAKEKTHVVYLIRRGQWYRVGWCKLFKSDGGFQLGYRARVEKADAAWILVTTDNRTEASFKVSYIAARYGIPTAPFEPMNGATEYTRQMLEQLFNALGDVLPERGISCLQDFGLDPNYPIYSPDIAYQGGRGKSTIELAAINLLPKLMDIAVYQGGKTVAWKPIRIQLQEYSGLVYSLEVEKHHVYFSDGLLTHNSIYSFRMADFTILLGFQQDFGDGLPDQDTRTMVKLEENYRSRENILQAANHLIENNTQRIDKVLRATRGVGEKIYCYSADDELEEAQFVVSKIIQLKRQNPEIDGGSFAILYRTNAQSRAFEDVLIRADILYTVVGGLKFYDRKEIKDALAYLRAIANPSDTVSLLRIINTPRRGIGQTTINNLVAAAQELGVPLWEILSDETSVHTFAGRSAKAVKKFSQLMSQWQEQLEDRTALEILKGIMEESGYIGDLRNKGTEEAENRLENIVELFNAVLQFQEENEETSLEGFLANATLASDMDNLEEGKKAVSLMTLHSAKGLEFPIVFLVGLEQGLFPHSRSLRDPVALEEERRLCYVGITRAQEQLFLSHAHERRFYGNREPANPSQFLKELPSELIDSKVGMF